The following proteins are encoded in a genomic region of Vulpes vulpes isolate BD-2025 chromosome X, VulVul3, whole genome shotgun sequence:
- the IKBKG gene encoding NF-kappa-B essential modulator isoform X5 codes for MSRAPWKSQPSEMVQPSGGPAGDQDVLGEESSLGKPAMLHLPSEQGTPETYQRCLEENQELRDAIRQSNQMLRERCEELQRFQGSQRKEKEFLMQKFQEARKLVERLSLEKLDLRTQREQALQEVEHLKRCQQQMAEDKASVKAQVTSLLGELQESQSRLEAATKERQALEGRARAASEQARQLESEREALQQQHSVQVDQLRMQSQSVEAALRMERQAASEEKRKLAQLQVAYHQLFQEYDNHIKSSMGMQLEDLKQQLQQAEEALVAKQEVIDKLKEEAEQHKIVMETVPVLKAQADIYKADFQAERQAREKLAEKKEILQDQLEQLQREYSRLKASCQESARIEDLRKRHVEVSQAPLPVTPVHASFHVPVSIQRRSPPEEPPDFCCPKCQYQAPDMDTLQIHVMECIE; via the exons ATGAGCAGGGCCCCCTGGAAGAGTCAGCCAAGTGAGATGGTGCAGCCCAGTGGCGGCCCGGCCGGGGACCAGGACGTGCTGGGTGAAGAGTCTTCTTTGGGGAAGCCAGCTATGCTCCACCTACCTTCTGAGCAGGGCACTCCTGAGACCTACCAACGCTGTCTGGAGGAGAATCAAGAGCTCCGAG ATGCCATCCGGCAGAGCAACCAGATGCTCCGGGAGCGCTGTGAGGAGCTGCAGCGTTTCCAGGGCagccagaggaaggagaaggagttCCTCATGCAGAAGTTCCAGGAAGCCAGGAAACTGGTGGAGAGACTGAGTCTGGAGAAGCTCGACCTGAGGACGCAGAGGGAGCAGGCCCTGCAGGAGGTGGAACACCTGAAGCGATGTCAGCAG caGATGGCTGAAGACAAGGCTTCCGTGAAAGCCCAGGTGACGTCCCTGCTGGGGGAGCTCCAGGAGAGCCAGAGTCGTTTGGAGGCCGCCACCAAGGAGCGGCAGGCTTTGGAGGGCAG GGCCCGGGCTGCCAGCGAGCAGGCCCGGCAGCTGGAGAGTGAGCGGGAGGCGCTGCAGCAGCAGCACAGCGTGCAGGTGGACCAGCTGCGCATGCAGAGCCAGAGCGTGGAGGCGGCCCTGCGCATGGAGCGCCAGGCTGCCTCGGAGGAGAA GCGGAAGCTGGCCCAGCTACAGGTGGCCTATCACCAGCTCTTCCAGGAGTATGACAACCACATCAAGAGCAGCATG GGAATGCAGCTGGAGGATCTCAAGCAGCAGCTCCAGCAGGCCGAGGAGGCCCTGGTGGCCAAACAGGAAGTGATCGACAAGCTGAAGGAAGAGGCTGAGCAGCACAAGATCGTGATGGAGACCGTCCCTGTGCTAAAGGCTCAG GCGGATATCTACAAGGCCGACTTCCAGGCCGAGAGGCAGGCCCGGGAGAAGCTGGCCGAGAAGAAGGAGATCCTGCAGGATCAGCTGGAGCAGCTGCAGAGGGAGTACAGCAGGCTGAAGGCCAGCTGTCAGGAGTCGGCCAG GATTGAAGATCTGAGGAAGCGGCACGTGGAGGTCTCCCAGGCTCCCTTACCTGTCACCCCAG TTCACGCCTCCTTTCACGTGCCCGTGTCCATCCAGAGGAGAAGCCCCCCTGAGGAGCCGCCGGACTTCTGCTGCCCCAAGTGCCAGTATCAGGCCCCTGATATGGACACCCTGCAGATACACGTCATGGAGTGCATCGAGTAG
- the IKBKG gene encoding NF-kappa-B essential modulator isoform X4, which yields MFTRAQTFSVTRGWMSPPGMFEEQQGDHYSWSRTLTCWMSRAPWKSQPSEMVQPSGGPAGDQDVLGEESSLGKPAMLHLPSEQGTPETYQRCLEENQELRDAIRQSNQMLRERCEELQRFQGSQRKEKEFLMQKFQEARKLVERLSLEKLDLRTQREQALQEVEHLKRCQQQMAEDKASVKAQVTSLLGELQESQSRLEAATKERQALEGRARAASEQARQLESEREALQQQHSVQVDQLRMQSQSVEAALRMERQAASEEKRKLAQLQVAYHQLFQEYDNHIKSSMGMQLEDLKQQLQQAEEALVAKQEVIDKLKEEAEQHKIVMETVPVLKAQADIYKADFQAERQAREKLAEKKEILQDQLEQLQREYSRLKASCQESARIEDLRKRHVEVSQAPLPVTPVHASFHVPVSIQRRSPPEEPPDFCCPKCQYQAPDMDTLQIHVMECIE from the exons ACCCTGACTTGTTGGATGAGCAGGGCCCCCTGGAAGAGTCAGCCAAGTGAGATGGTGCAGCCCAGTGGCGGCCCGGCCGGGGACCAGGACGTGCTGGGTGAAGAGTCTTCTTTGGGGAAGCCAGCTATGCTCCACCTACCTTCTGAGCAGGGCACTCCTGAGACCTACCAACGCTGTCTGGAGGAGAATCAAGAGCTCCGAG ATGCCATCCGGCAGAGCAACCAGATGCTCCGGGAGCGCTGTGAGGAGCTGCAGCGTTTCCAGGGCagccagaggaaggagaaggagttCCTCATGCAGAAGTTCCAGGAAGCCAGGAAACTGGTGGAGAGACTGAGTCTGGAGAAGCTCGACCTGAGGACGCAGAGGGAGCAGGCCCTGCAGGAGGTGGAACACCTGAAGCGATGTCAGCAG caGATGGCTGAAGACAAGGCTTCCGTGAAAGCCCAGGTGACGTCCCTGCTGGGGGAGCTCCAGGAGAGCCAGAGTCGTTTGGAGGCCGCCACCAAGGAGCGGCAGGCTTTGGAGGGCAG GGCCCGGGCTGCCAGCGAGCAGGCCCGGCAGCTGGAGAGTGAGCGGGAGGCGCTGCAGCAGCAGCACAGCGTGCAGGTGGACCAGCTGCGCATGCAGAGCCAGAGCGTGGAGGCGGCCCTGCGCATGGAGCGCCAGGCTGCCTCGGAGGAGAA GCGGAAGCTGGCCCAGCTACAGGTGGCCTATCACCAGCTCTTCCAGGAGTATGACAACCACATCAAGAGCAGCATG GGAATGCAGCTGGAGGATCTCAAGCAGCAGCTCCAGCAGGCCGAGGAGGCCCTGGTGGCCAAACAGGAAGTGATCGACAAGCTGAAGGAAGAGGCTGAGCAGCACAAGATCGTGATGGAGACCGTCCCTGTGCTAAAGGCTCAG GCGGATATCTACAAGGCCGACTTCCAGGCCGAGAGGCAGGCCCGGGAGAAGCTGGCCGAGAAGAAGGAGATCCTGCAGGATCAGCTGGAGCAGCTGCAGAGGGAGTACAGCAGGCTGAAGGCCAGCTGTCAGGAGTCGGCCAG GATTGAAGATCTGAGGAAGCGGCACGTGGAGGTCTCCCAGGCTCCCTTACCTGTCACCCCAG TTCACGCCTCCTTTCACGTGCCCGTGTCCATCCAGAGGAGAAGCCCCCCTGAGGAGCCGCCGGACTTCTGCTGCCCCAAGTGCCAGTATCAGGCCCCTGATATGGACACCCTGCAGATACACGTCATGGAGTGCATCGAGTAG
- the IKBKG gene encoding NF-kappa-B essential modulator isoform X8 yields the protein MSRAPWKSQPSEMVQPSGGPAGDQDVLGEESSLGKPAMLHLPSEQGTPETYQRCLEENQELRDAIRQSNQMLRERCEELQRFQGSQRKEKEFLMQKFQEARKLVERLSLEKLDLRTQREQALQEVEHLKRCQQMAEDKASVKAQVTSLLGELQESQSRLEAATKERQALEGRARAASEQARQLESEREALQQQHSVQVDQLRMQSQSVEAALRMERQAASEEKRKLAQLQVAYHQLFQEYDNHIKSSMGMQLEDLKQQLQQAEEALVAKQEVIDKLKEEAEQHKIVMETVPVLKAQADIYKADFQAERQAREKLAEKKEILQDQLEQLQREYSRLKASCQESARIEDLRKRHVEVSQAPLPVTPVHASFHVPVSIQRRSPPEEPPDFCCPKCQYQAPDMDTLQIHVMECIE from the exons ATGAGCAGGGCCCCCTGGAAGAGTCAGCCAAGTGAGATGGTGCAGCCCAGTGGCGGCCCGGCCGGGGACCAGGACGTGCTGGGTGAAGAGTCTTCTTTGGGGAAGCCAGCTATGCTCCACCTACCTTCTGAGCAGGGCACTCCTGAGACCTACCAACGCTGTCTGGAGGAGAATCAAGAGCTCCGAG ATGCCATCCGGCAGAGCAACCAGATGCTCCGGGAGCGCTGTGAGGAGCTGCAGCGTTTCCAGGGCagccagaggaaggagaaggagttCCTCATGCAGAAGTTCCAGGAAGCCAGGAAACTGGTGGAGAGACTGAGTCTGGAGAAGCTCGACCTGAGGACGCAGAGGGAGCAGGCCCTGCAGGAGGTGGAACACCTGAAGCGATGTCAGCAG ATGGCTGAAGACAAGGCTTCCGTGAAAGCCCAGGTGACGTCCCTGCTGGGGGAGCTCCAGGAGAGCCAGAGTCGTTTGGAGGCCGCCACCAAGGAGCGGCAGGCTTTGGAGGGCAG GGCCCGGGCTGCCAGCGAGCAGGCCCGGCAGCTGGAGAGTGAGCGGGAGGCGCTGCAGCAGCAGCACAGCGTGCAGGTGGACCAGCTGCGCATGCAGAGCCAGAGCGTGGAGGCGGCCCTGCGCATGGAGCGCCAGGCTGCCTCGGAGGAGAA GCGGAAGCTGGCCCAGCTACAGGTGGCCTATCACCAGCTCTTCCAGGAGTATGACAACCACATCAAGAGCAGCATG GGAATGCAGCTGGAGGATCTCAAGCAGCAGCTCCAGCAGGCCGAGGAGGCCCTGGTGGCCAAACAGGAAGTGATCGACAAGCTGAAGGAAGAGGCTGAGCAGCACAAGATCGTGATGGAGACCGTCCCTGTGCTAAAGGCTCAG GCGGATATCTACAAGGCCGACTTCCAGGCCGAGAGGCAGGCCCGGGAGAAGCTGGCCGAGAAGAAGGAGATCCTGCAGGATCAGCTGGAGCAGCTGCAGAGGGAGTACAGCAGGCTGAAGGCCAGCTGTCAGGAGTCGGCCAG GATTGAAGATCTGAGGAAGCGGCACGTGGAGGTCTCCCAGGCTCCCTTACCTGTCACCCCAG TTCACGCCTCCTTTCACGTGCCCGTGTCCATCCAGAGGAGAAGCCCCCCTGAGGAGCCGCCGGACTTCTGCTGCCCCAAGTGCCAGTATCAGGCCCCTGATATGGACACCCTGCAGATACACGTCATGGAGTGCATCGAGTAG
- the IKBKG gene encoding NF-kappa-B essential modulator isoform X6 → MSRAPWKSQPSEMVQPSGGPAGDQDVLGEESSLGKPAMLHLPSEQGTPETYQRCLEENQELRDAIRQSNQMLRERCEELQRFQGSQRKEKEFLMQKFQEARKLVERLSLEKLDLRTQREQALQEVEHLKRCQQQMAEDKASVKAQVTSLLGELQESQSRLEAATKERQALEGRARAASEQARQLESEREALQQQHSVQVDQLRMQSQSVEAALRMERQAASEEKRKLAQLQVAYHQLFQEYDNHIKSSMVSSERNRGMQLEDLKQQLQQAEEALVAKQEVIDKLKEEAEQHKIVMETVPVLKAQADIYKADFQAERQAREKLAEKKEILQDQLEQLQREYSRLKASCQESARIEDLRKRHVEVSQAPLPVTPVHASFHVPVSIQRRSPPEEPPDFCCPKCQYQAPDMDTLQIHVMECIE, encoded by the exons ATGAGCAGGGCCCCCTGGAAGAGTCAGCCAAGTGAGATGGTGCAGCCCAGTGGCGGCCCGGCCGGGGACCAGGACGTGCTGGGTGAAGAGTCTTCTTTGGGGAAGCCAGCTATGCTCCACCTACCTTCTGAGCAGGGCACTCCTGAGACCTACCAACGCTGTCTGGAGGAGAATCAAGAGCTCCGAG ATGCCATCCGGCAGAGCAACCAGATGCTCCGGGAGCGCTGTGAGGAGCTGCAGCGTTTCCAGGGCagccagaggaaggagaaggagttCCTCATGCAGAAGTTCCAGGAAGCCAGGAAACTGGTGGAGAGACTGAGTCTGGAGAAGCTCGACCTGAGGACGCAGAGGGAGCAGGCCCTGCAGGAGGTGGAACACCTGAAGCGATGTCAGCAG caGATGGCTGAAGACAAGGCTTCCGTGAAAGCCCAGGTGACGTCCCTGCTGGGGGAGCTCCAGGAGAGCCAGAGTCGTTTGGAGGCCGCCACCAAGGAGCGGCAGGCTTTGGAGGGCAG GGCCCGGGCTGCCAGCGAGCAGGCCCGGCAGCTGGAGAGTGAGCGGGAGGCGCTGCAGCAGCAGCACAGCGTGCAGGTGGACCAGCTGCGCATGCAGAGCCAGAGCGTGGAGGCGGCCCTGCGCATGGAGCGCCAGGCTGCCTCGGAGGAGAA GCGGAAGCTGGCCCAGCTACAGGTGGCCTATCACCAGCTCTTCCAGGAGTATGACAACCACATCAAGAGCAGCATGGTGAGCAGCGAGCGAAACCGA GGAATGCAGCTGGAGGATCTCAAGCAGCAGCTCCAGCAGGCCGAGGAGGCCCTGGTGGCCAAACAGGAAGTGATCGACAAGCTGAAGGAAGAGGCTGAGCAGCACAAGATCGTGATGGAGACCGTCCCTGTGCTAAAGGCTCAG GCGGATATCTACAAGGCCGACTTCCAGGCCGAGAGGCAGGCCCGGGAGAAGCTGGCCGAGAAGAAGGAGATCCTGCAGGATCAGCTGGAGCAGCTGCAGAGGGAGTACAGCAGGCTGAAGGCCAGCTGTCAGGAGTCGGCCAG GATTGAAGATCTGAGGAAGCGGCACGTGGAGGTCTCCCAGGCTCCCTTACCTGTCACCCCAG TTCACGCCTCCTTTCACGTGCCCGTGTCCATCCAGAGGAGAAGCCCCCCTGAGGAGCCGCCGGACTTCTGCTGCCCCAAGTGCCAGTATCAGGCCCCTGATATGGACACCCTGCAGATACACGTCATGGAGTGCATCGAGTAG
- the IKBKG gene encoding NF-kappa-B essential modulator isoform X7, which translates to MSRAPWKSQPSEMVQPSGGPAGDQDVLGEESSLGKPAMLHLPSEQGTPETYQRCLEENQELRDAIRQSNQMLRERCEELQRFQGSQRKEKEFLMQKFQEARKLVERLSLEKLDLRTQREQALQEVEHLKRCQQMAEDKASVKAQVTSLLGELQESQSRLEAATKERQALEGRARAASEQARQLESEREALQQQHSVQVDQLRMQSQSVEAALRMERQAASEEKRKLAQLQVAYHQLFQEYDNHIKSSMVSSERNRGMQLEDLKQQLQQAEEALVAKQEVIDKLKEEAEQHKIVMETVPVLKAQADIYKADFQAERQAREKLAEKKEILQDQLEQLQREYSRLKASCQESARIEDLRKRHVEVSQAPLPVTPVHASFHVPVSIQRRSPPEEPPDFCCPKCQYQAPDMDTLQIHVMECIE; encoded by the exons ATGAGCAGGGCCCCCTGGAAGAGTCAGCCAAGTGAGATGGTGCAGCCCAGTGGCGGCCCGGCCGGGGACCAGGACGTGCTGGGTGAAGAGTCTTCTTTGGGGAAGCCAGCTATGCTCCACCTACCTTCTGAGCAGGGCACTCCTGAGACCTACCAACGCTGTCTGGAGGAGAATCAAGAGCTCCGAG ATGCCATCCGGCAGAGCAACCAGATGCTCCGGGAGCGCTGTGAGGAGCTGCAGCGTTTCCAGGGCagccagaggaaggagaaggagttCCTCATGCAGAAGTTCCAGGAAGCCAGGAAACTGGTGGAGAGACTGAGTCTGGAGAAGCTCGACCTGAGGACGCAGAGGGAGCAGGCCCTGCAGGAGGTGGAACACCTGAAGCGATGTCAGCAG ATGGCTGAAGACAAGGCTTCCGTGAAAGCCCAGGTGACGTCCCTGCTGGGGGAGCTCCAGGAGAGCCAGAGTCGTTTGGAGGCCGCCACCAAGGAGCGGCAGGCTTTGGAGGGCAG GGCCCGGGCTGCCAGCGAGCAGGCCCGGCAGCTGGAGAGTGAGCGGGAGGCGCTGCAGCAGCAGCACAGCGTGCAGGTGGACCAGCTGCGCATGCAGAGCCAGAGCGTGGAGGCGGCCCTGCGCATGGAGCGCCAGGCTGCCTCGGAGGAGAA GCGGAAGCTGGCCCAGCTACAGGTGGCCTATCACCAGCTCTTCCAGGAGTATGACAACCACATCAAGAGCAGCATGGTGAGCAGCGAGCGAAACCGA GGAATGCAGCTGGAGGATCTCAAGCAGCAGCTCCAGCAGGCCGAGGAGGCCCTGGTGGCCAAACAGGAAGTGATCGACAAGCTGAAGGAAGAGGCTGAGCAGCACAAGATCGTGATGGAGACCGTCCCTGTGCTAAAGGCTCAG GCGGATATCTACAAGGCCGACTTCCAGGCCGAGAGGCAGGCCCGGGAGAAGCTGGCCGAGAAGAAGGAGATCCTGCAGGATCAGCTGGAGCAGCTGCAGAGGGAGTACAGCAGGCTGAAGGCCAGCTGTCAGGAGTCGGCCAG GATTGAAGATCTGAGGAAGCGGCACGTGGAGGTCTCCCAGGCTCCCTTACCTGTCACCCCAG TTCACGCCTCCTTTCACGTGCCCGTGTCCATCCAGAGGAGAAGCCCCCCTGAGGAGCCGCCGGACTTCTGCTGCCCCAAGTGCCAGTATCAGGCCCCTGATATGGACACCCTGCAGATACACGTCATGGAGTGCATCGAGTAG
- the IKBKG gene encoding NF-kappa-B essential modulator isoform X1: MFTRAQTFSVTRGWMSPPGMFEEQQGDHYSWSRTLTCWMSRAPWKSQPSEMVQPSGGPAGDQDVLGEESSLGKPAMLHLPSEQGTPETYQRCLEENQELRDAIRQSNQMLRERCEELQRFQGSQRKEKEFLMQKFQEARKLVERLSLEKLDLRTQREQALQEVEHLKRCQQMAEDKASVKAQVTSLLGELQESQSRLEAATKERQALEGRARAASEQARQLESEREALQQQHSVQVDQLRMQSQSVEAALRMERQAASEEKRKLAQLQVAYHQLFQEYDNHIKSSMGMQLEDLKQQLQQAEEALVAKQEVIDKLKEEAEQHKIVMETVPVLKAQADIYKADFQAERQAREKLAEKKEILQDQLEQLQREYSRLKASCQESARIEDLRKRHVEVSQAPLPVTPVHASFHVPVSIQRRSPPEEPPDFCCPKCQYQAPDMDTLQIHVMECIE, from the exons ACCCTGACTTGTTGGATGAGCAGGGCCCCCTGGAAGAGTCAGCCAAGTGAGATGGTGCAGCCCAGTGGCGGCCCGGCCGGGGACCAGGACGTGCTGGGTGAAGAGTCTTCTTTGGGGAAGCCAGCTATGCTCCACCTACCTTCTGAGCAGGGCACTCCTGAGACCTACCAACGCTGTCTGGAGGAGAATCAAGAGCTCCGAG ATGCCATCCGGCAGAGCAACCAGATGCTCCGGGAGCGCTGTGAGGAGCTGCAGCGTTTCCAGGGCagccagaggaaggagaaggagttCCTCATGCAGAAGTTCCAGGAAGCCAGGAAACTGGTGGAGAGACTGAGTCTGGAGAAGCTCGACCTGAGGACGCAGAGGGAGCAGGCCCTGCAGGAGGTGGAACACCTGAAGCGATGTCAGCAG ATGGCTGAAGACAAGGCTTCCGTGAAAGCCCAGGTGACGTCCCTGCTGGGGGAGCTCCAGGAGAGCCAGAGTCGTTTGGAGGCCGCCACCAAGGAGCGGCAGGCTTTGGAGGGCAG GGCCCGGGCTGCCAGCGAGCAGGCCCGGCAGCTGGAGAGTGAGCGGGAGGCGCTGCAGCAGCAGCACAGCGTGCAGGTGGACCAGCTGCGCATGCAGAGCCAGAGCGTGGAGGCGGCCCTGCGCATGGAGCGCCAGGCTGCCTCGGAGGAGAA GCGGAAGCTGGCCCAGCTACAGGTGGCCTATCACCAGCTCTTCCAGGAGTATGACAACCACATCAAGAGCAGCATG GGAATGCAGCTGGAGGATCTCAAGCAGCAGCTCCAGCAGGCCGAGGAGGCCCTGGTGGCCAAACAGGAAGTGATCGACAAGCTGAAGGAAGAGGCTGAGCAGCACAAGATCGTGATGGAGACCGTCCCTGTGCTAAAGGCTCAG GCGGATATCTACAAGGCCGACTTCCAGGCCGAGAGGCAGGCCCGGGAGAAGCTGGCCGAGAAGAAGGAGATCCTGCAGGATCAGCTGGAGCAGCTGCAGAGGGAGTACAGCAGGCTGAAGGCCAGCTGTCAGGAGTCGGCCAG GATTGAAGATCTGAGGAAGCGGCACGTGGAGGTCTCCCAGGCTCCCTTACCTGTCACCCCAG TTCACGCCTCCTTTCACGTGCCCGTGTCCATCCAGAGGAGAAGCCCCCCTGAGGAGCCGCCGGACTTCTGCTGCCCCAAGTGCCAGTATCAGGCCCCTGATATGGACACCCTGCAGATACACGTCATGGAGTGCATCGAGTAG
- the IKBKG gene encoding NF-kappa-B essential modulator isoform X3: protein MFTRAQTFSVTRGWMSPPGMFEEQQGDHYSWSRTLTCWMSRAPWKSQPSEMVQPSGGPAGDQDVLGEESSLGKPAMLHLPSEQGTPETYQRCLEENQELRDAIRQSNQMLRERCEELQRFQGSQRKEKEFLMQKFQEARKLVERLSLEKLDLRTQREQALQEVEHLKRCQQMAEDKASVKAQVTSLLGELQESQSRLEAATKERQALEGRARAASEQARQLESEREALQQQHSVQVDQLRMQSQSVEAALRMERQAASEEKRKLAQLQVAYHQLFQEYDNHIKSSMVSSERNRGMQLEDLKQQLQQAEEALVAKQEVIDKLKEEAEQHKIVMETVPVLKAQADIYKADFQAERQAREKLAEKKEILQDQLEQLQREYSRLKASCQESARIEDLRKRHVEVSQAPLPVTPVHASFHVPVSIQRRSPPEEPPDFCCPKCQYQAPDMDTLQIHVMECIE from the exons ACCCTGACTTGTTGGATGAGCAGGGCCCCCTGGAAGAGTCAGCCAAGTGAGATGGTGCAGCCCAGTGGCGGCCCGGCCGGGGACCAGGACGTGCTGGGTGAAGAGTCTTCTTTGGGGAAGCCAGCTATGCTCCACCTACCTTCTGAGCAGGGCACTCCTGAGACCTACCAACGCTGTCTGGAGGAGAATCAAGAGCTCCGAG ATGCCATCCGGCAGAGCAACCAGATGCTCCGGGAGCGCTGTGAGGAGCTGCAGCGTTTCCAGGGCagccagaggaaggagaaggagttCCTCATGCAGAAGTTCCAGGAAGCCAGGAAACTGGTGGAGAGACTGAGTCTGGAGAAGCTCGACCTGAGGACGCAGAGGGAGCAGGCCCTGCAGGAGGTGGAACACCTGAAGCGATGTCAGCAG ATGGCTGAAGACAAGGCTTCCGTGAAAGCCCAGGTGACGTCCCTGCTGGGGGAGCTCCAGGAGAGCCAGAGTCGTTTGGAGGCCGCCACCAAGGAGCGGCAGGCTTTGGAGGGCAG GGCCCGGGCTGCCAGCGAGCAGGCCCGGCAGCTGGAGAGTGAGCGGGAGGCGCTGCAGCAGCAGCACAGCGTGCAGGTGGACCAGCTGCGCATGCAGAGCCAGAGCGTGGAGGCGGCCCTGCGCATGGAGCGCCAGGCTGCCTCGGAGGAGAA GCGGAAGCTGGCCCAGCTACAGGTGGCCTATCACCAGCTCTTCCAGGAGTATGACAACCACATCAAGAGCAGCATGGTGAGCAGCGAGCGAAACCGA GGAATGCAGCTGGAGGATCTCAAGCAGCAGCTCCAGCAGGCCGAGGAGGCCCTGGTGGCCAAACAGGAAGTGATCGACAAGCTGAAGGAAGAGGCTGAGCAGCACAAGATCGTGATGGAGACCGTCCCTGTGCTAAAGGCTCAG GCGGATATCTACAAGGCCGACTTCCAGGCCGAGAGGCAGGCCCGGGAGAAGCTGGCCGAGAAGAAGGAGATCCTGCAGGATCAGCTGGAGCAGCTGCAGAGGGAGTACAGCAGGCTGAAGGCCAGCTGTCAGGAGTCGGCCAG GATTGAAGATCTGAGGAAGCGGCACGTGGAGGTCTCCCAGGCTCCCTTACCTGTCACCCCAG TTCACGCCTCCTTTCACGTGCCCGTGTCCATCCAGAGGAGAAGCCCCCCTGAGGAGCCGCCGGACTTCTGCTGCCCCAAGTGCCAGTATCAGGCCCCTGATATGGACACCCTGCAGATACACGTCATGGAGTGCATCGAGTAG
- the IKBKG gene encoding NF-kappa-B essential modulator isoform X2 produces MFTRAQTFSVTRGWMSPPGMFEEQQGDHYSWSRTLTCWMSRAPWKSQPSEMVQPSGGPAGDQDVLGEESSLGKPAMLHLPSEQGTPETYQRCLEENQELRDAIRQSNQMLRERCEELQRFQGSQRKEKEFLMQKFQEARKLVERLSLEKLDLRTQREQALQEVEHLKRCQQQMAEDKASVKAQVTSLLGELQESQSRLEAATKERQALEGRARAASEQARQLESEREALQQQHSVQVDQLRMQSQSVEAALRMERQAASEEKRKLAQLQVAYHQLFQEYDNHIKSSMVSSERNRGMQLEDLKQQLQQAEEALVAKQEVIDKLKEEAEQHKIVMETVPVLKAQADIYKADFQAERQAREKLAEKKEILQDQLEQLQREYSRLKASCQESARIEDLRKRHVEVSQAPLPVTPVHASFHVPVSIQRRSPPEEPPDFCCPKCQYQAPDMDTLQIHVMECIE; encoded by the exons ACCCTGACTTGTTGGATGAGCAGGGCCCCCTGGAAGAGTCAGCCAAGTGAGATGGTGCAGCCCAGTGGCGGCCCGGCCGGGGACCAGGACGTGCTGGGTGAAGAGTCTTCTTTGGGGAAGCCAGCTATGCTCCACCTACCTTCTGAGCAGGGCACTCCTGAGACCTACCAACGCTGTCTGGAGGAGAATCAAGAGCTCCGAG ATGCCATCCGGCAGAGCAACCAGATGCTCCGGGAGCGCTGTGAGGAGCTGCAGCGTTTCCAGGGCagccagaggaaggagaaggagttCCTCATGCAGAAGTTCCAGGAAGCCAGGAAACTGGTGGAGAGACTGAGTCTGGAGAAGCTCGACCTGAGGACGCAGAGGGAGCAGGCCCTGCAGGAGGTGGAACACCTGAAGCGATGTCAGCAG caGATGGCTGAAGACAAGGCTTCCGTGAAAGCCCAGGTGACGTCCCTGCTGGGGGAGCTCCAGGAGAGCCAGAGTCGTTTGGAGGCCGCCACCAAGGAGCGGCAGGCTTTGGAGGGCAG GGCCCGGGCTGCCAGCGAGCAGGCCCGGCAGCTGGAGAGTGAGCGGGAGGCGCTGCAGCAGCAGCACAGCGTGCAGGTGGACCAGCTGCGCATGCAGAGCCAGAGCGTGGAGGCGGCCCTGCGCATGGAGCGCCAGGCTGCCTCGGAGGAGAA GCGGAAGCTGGCCCAGCTACAGGTGGCCTATCACCAGCTCTTCCAGGAGTATGACAACCACATCAAGAGCAGCATGGTGAGCAGCGAGCGAAACCGA GGAATGCAGCTGGAGGATCTCAAGCAGCAGCTCCAGCAGGCCGAGGAGGCCCTGGTGGCCAAACAGGAAGTGATCGACAAGCTGAAGGAAGAGGCTGAGCAGCACAAGATCGTGATGGAGACCGTCCCTGTGCTAAAGGCTCAG GCGGATATCTACAAGGCCGACTTCCAGGCCGAGAGGCAGGCCCGGGAGAAGCTGGCCGAGAAGAAGGAGATCCTGCAGGATCAGCTGGAGCAGCTGCAGAGGGAGTACAGCAGGCTGAAGGCCAGCTGTCAGGAGTCGGCCAG GATTGAAGATCTGAGGAAGCGGCACGTGGAGGTCTCCCAGGCTCCCTTACCTGTCACCCCAG TTCACGCCTCCTTTCACGTGCCCGTGTCCATCCAGAGGAGAAGCCCCCCTGAGGAGCCGCCGGACTTCTGCTGCCCCAAGTGCCAGTATCAGGCCCCTGATATGGACACCCTGCAGATACACGTCATGGAGTGCATCGAGTAG